TTTTTGATAACATTGTATGATTTGATCATTGCACGGACAATATTTTCACAGGTACTTATTGCCATGATAATAGGGCTGGTTGCAGGTATCGTTTCGGCAAGGATGTATAAAATTACATGGGATAGTGATGAAGCGGAAGTGGTTGGACGCATCGACGCTTACGGTGTCGTCGTACTAGTATTGTTTATACTTTTTGAATTGAACAGAAACCGAATAGCCGAGCTATTCGCTGGTGGCGCGTCACTAGGATCAATCGGATTCGTTTTAATAACAAGTGCGCTTTTTGGACGTATTTTTGGCACTGCAAGAAGCATCCTTCGTGTTCTTAATGACGAAAAGATTATCTAGTTTTCACAAAGTACCAGATAGTCAGCAATTTACGGTATTCTTAAGTTTTTCCAATTTGATCAAAAGGTTTCGTTGAAAAGACAGTTTCGAGAGAAACTCCAAAGTACTCGGCAATACGCAGTGCCAGCTGTAGGCTGGGATTAAATTCACCACGCTCTAAATACCCTACGGTCTGGTAGTGAATGTTCAGCGCATCTGCCATTTCGCGACGAGACACCTTGCGCTCTACACGCAGCATTGCTATGCGGTTATAGAGCGTTACGTCATTATCCATAGCTTGTGACTAATATCCTCTTTGCATTATTCGGTCACGTGTTGCCTGCATCTCGCTACCAGAAGTACGACGAGCCATTTTCCGAAGAACTCGCGGTACGATAATTAGGCCGACAATAGACCATGCTAATAATACAAGGATTGTTTCGGTGGTTCTCCAAGAACCTGTTAATTCCATTGCCGCTGCAGATTCAGGAGCTAACACTGAACGGGCACCTAGGCCAAGCCAATAAACAGGGAAGACTTGCGCAACGACTTGAATCCACCCAGCAAGCGCGGTAATCGGATAAAAGATACCAGACGCAGCCGTAAGAACAACGAGTGGTAACAATGTCATCCCCCAACCAGCACCGGAACTTTTGACGATTGCCCCAATAGTCGCTCCGAACGGAGCAGTGGCGAGGAGTCCCAGTACAAGCAGCCATGCCATAGTAAAGATGTCAGTAAAACTAATCGTATCTACAAGCCCTGGCACGATTAGTAAACTTGGGATAAGAAGTATCAATAGGTACATGACACTTGTTAGTATAATCATGACAACCCTAGCTATAAAATACGAACTTATACCCCGAGGCAGAGCTTTGGCTCGAAATAGCGTACCATCTTCTCGATCGAACGCCAGCTGGCTTGCAACATCATTAAAGCCGCTACTTGCGATCTGCACACCCAGTAAGCTAGGTAAGGTAAGAAGGGCCAGGGAAACACCGTTCAGTTCGACGCCGCGCTGAAACCACAAGACAGTAAGGAAGATGCCAAACATTATCACGATCCACACGAGACTTTGAGGATCTCTGAGCAGTATTTTATATTCTATCCATCCTCGTTCAACACCTAGGCGTATCGTGCTAAGCATGCCATTCATTATTTTTTCTCCTTTGCAATCTTTGCGTTTTCATGTTTCTGAACAATTGTCATATACGTATCTTCGAGACTTGCCCGGCGTATCTCTAATTTAGATATGCCGTCTTTGTGCTGTGTCAGAAGTTTCCGCGTATAATTCGTCGCGTCTGTCGTAGGATGTACGTTCCGCTTACCATCTTGTGTCCAGATTACTTCGGTCTTACCTGCAACTTCCTGAGCAAGCACATCAACGCTACCATCAGCAACAATCTTACCGCCGGCCAAAATAATGATTCGGTCACTCAGTTTTTCGGCTTCGTCAAGGTCGTGTGTCGTTAGTAGGATAGTTGTGCCTGCAAGATCAGAGAGCGTATGTATAACGTCATGAAACTCTCGTCGCGCTTTTGGATCAAAGCCGACTGTTGGCTCATCAAGGAAGAGAAGTTCCGGATTGCCCACAAGCCCTATTGCCACGTCTAACCGGCGCCGTTGTCCGCCAGAAAGTTGGCTTACTTTTTTATTGGCATGCGCGGCAAGACCTACCTTATCAAGCAGGTCATCCGTATCGAATGGCCGTTTGCGTTCTGGAGTGGAATAGGGGATATAGTATTTGCCCAGATGATTCAGCAAAGACCGGACTTCCCATTTTGAGTGATCTCGCCAAGATTGTAGCACAACGCCGATGCGAGATCGCCACTCTTCATCACCATTATCAGGATCGACGCCAAGTACTTTAATCTCACCACCCGAACGACCACGAAAACCTTCTAAGACTTCGATGGTAGTCGTCTTACCCGCGCCATTAGGGCCAAGCAGAACAAGAATTTCACCTTTGTTTATGGCAAAGTCCACCCCGTCTAGGACGACGTTATCACCATACCGCATTTGCAGATTCTTTACCTCAACCACCGTATTGTCTTTTGGCATAGGCCCTCGCTTTCATCGTTATATGTAATACCAGTATAGCACCTAACATACAGAATGTAGTATATATACTACATTCTGTTATTTTAATATGCTGGTTTGCACGTCTCGTAACTCAGTATTATAATGGAAGTATGCATTCGCAGCAGAATGAGTTGAGGAATGTAGAGGAGGAACTATGAAGCGCTTTGCAATAGCTATAGTCGTTGCACTAGGACTAACTGTTCTACTTCCCGTGCAAACCCAGGCCGCCTCAAGTACTTATGCGGCACTTGGTGATTCTGTAGCTGCAGGCTCAGGCCTAGCTGGCGCTAACACGATATGTAACCGCTCATCAGAAGCCTATCCTTACGCGGTTGCACGGCAAACAGGCCTATCACTCCAACACTATGCCTGTATTGGTGCAAAAGCAGACGAGGGAATCTACGATAGTCAAGAACGTGGTGCATCAAAACTTCCTGCTCAGCTTGATCAAGCGTTTGCGAACGGTGCACCCAGTCTTATCACGCTGACAATCGGCGCTAACGACGCGCGCTGGACGCAGTTCATAAAGCAGTGTTATTACTTCCGTTGCGGATACGGTGTTGATACGGCTCGCTTTAACGTC
The sequence above is a segment of the Candidatus Saccharimonadales bacterium genome. Coding sequences within it:
- a CDS encoding helix-turn-helix transcriptional regulator produces the protein MDNDVTLYNRIAMLRVERKVSRREMADALNIHYQTVGYLERGEFNPSLQLALRIAEYFGVSLETVFSTKPFDQIGKT
- a CDS encoding ABC transporter permease translates to MNGMLSTIRLGVERGWIEYKILLRDPQSLVWIVIMFGIFLTVLWFQRGVELNGVSLALLTLPSLLGVQIASSGFNDVASQLAFDREDGTLFRAKALPRGISSYFIARVVMIILTSVMYLLILLIPSLLIVPGLVDTISFTDIFTMAWLLVLGLLATAPFGATIGAIVKSSGAGWGMTLLPLVVLTAASGIFYPITALAGWIQVVAQVFPVYWLGLGARSVLAPESAAAMELTGSWRTTETILVLLAWSIVGLIIVPRVLRKMARRTSGSEMQATRDRIMQRGY
- a CDS encoding ABC transporter ATP-binding protein — its product is MPKDNTVVEVKNLQMRYGDNVVLDGVDFAINKGEILVLLGPNGAGKTTTIEVLEGFRGRSGGEIKVLGVDPDNGDEEWRSRIGVVLQSWRDHSKWEVRSLLNHLGKYYIPYSTPERKRPFDTDDLLDKVGLAAHANKKVSQLSGGQRRRLDVAIGLVGNPELLFLDEPTVGFDPKARREFHDVIHTLSDLAGTTILLTTHDLDEAEKLSDRIIILAGGKIVADGSVDVLAQEVAGKTEVIWTQDGKRNVHPTTDATNYTRKLLTQHKDGISKLEIRRASLEDTYMTIVQKHENAKIAKEKK